TAGTTTCTCGCACCAAATGCCTCTGCCTGTTTCTTTTCGAACGGTGTCGGGACGTATGCCCTGTGAGATCCGGACCGGACACTTTCGCCTGCGAACATTGTTCCAAAAAAGAGCATTCCCAATATTGCCAGCACCTTGGCGAGCTCCCGCCAGACAATCGGTGGTGTTTTTTCTCCGGTATCCGTCAGCAGTTTTGATTCACTTCGCAGATTCAATAAAAACAGGATAGGAGCCAGTACACCTAATATTGAAACTCCGCGGTGGATTTTTTCCAGTAGTGTTCTAAAAGGAACGTCCAACGTATTGACGCTCCATAGCATGGTCACAAGCAGCACAGGCCCGAGAATTACAGACACCACTCCCGCCCATTTCAGTAAAGGCTTTTCGTTTGCATTGGAAAATATCAGACTTAGTCCAGACAGGATCCCGACGCTAAGCAGCACCACACAACTACCGATATAAATTTGCTGCAAACTTCTGAACAACAATATATTATAGATCAAAATATACTGCCACAAATTCACAACAGCACTGATTAGCCCGAACACAAATGCTGCCTTGTACGACTTGTACCAGAAATACTGAAGTGAGGCAAATGACGCTACGACAAAAATAAAGGCGTAAACCAGCAGCCAGGGATAAAATGCCCCTACCGTTAATGTTCTGGACCCGAGACCCAAAACGATTATACCCTGAAAAATGCCTGAGACAATAAGTAATGCAGTGAAAAGCGTCGCAAATGAATAAAAATCGCGGGATAGCACGGACTTTAGCATGTTGGAGAAGTGGTTAGTCTGCGTTCGTGTTTTCTTTAATGATTTAAAACAAAGGCAGATACGAAACTACTTTTCAGATTAACAAAGGTTACATAACCGGTTAACTGGCTGTTTGTATGGCTTTGTTCCAAGAACTTATGACAACGTGATCATTACCAAGTCTTTCAAAGTAGATAATCAAGGGGGCACAGCCAGGGCTCATAAGGTACTTGCGAGGTAGCTCATTTCTGTCCCGATCACCCCCTCCGAATGTCTCTTTTAAGGAGTATTTGTGTTGAAGAAACCTGATAATTTTGAAACATCAAATCGATAGTAACAACATTATCAAACCTTAAACACTTTTCAACATGCCAAAGCTGAATACTTACCTCAATTTCGACGGAAATACGGAAGAGGCTTTCAATTTTTATAAATCTGTTTTCGGCGGCGAATTTATGTCCGTGAACAAAATGTCGGACATGCCTGGCGCTGAGCAACTTCCCGAAAACGAGAAAAACCGGTTGATGCATATCGCCCTGCCAATCGGTAGTGCGGGTGACGTTCTGATGGCATCCGACACGGTACCATCTATGGGGCACGTGCTGAATGTTGGGAACAATGCATATGTTTCAGTGTTCACCGATAGCCGCGAAGAAGCTGACCGCTTGTTCAATGGATTATCGGCCGGAGGAGAAATCGAAATGGCGCTGGACGATATGTTCTGGGGCGACTATTTTGGCAGTTTCAAAGACAAATATGGCGTCGGCTGGATGATCAACTTTCCGAAGGCGCATTAATAGGGATTACTGACAAAAACCCGCCAGACAGATTAGCTGGTGGGTTTTTGTTTCGAAGAAAAATCGCTGCTATCAATAGATTACTATTTGGCTACCTGCTTTTTTGCCTGGGCTTCAAGTATTAGCTGTAAATCAGCGCTTTCGGCCGTGACGTGGGCATAGGTACCCTGGCCGAGCTGACTGAGTTTTTTCAGGCGTTGACCCGTCTGAGCGTTTCGTCCGAATGTAAATATTGTGAGGTACACGTCCTGACGCGCATTCTCGCCGATCATTTGCATTACTTCATCGCTTACCGGAAACTCGCCGTCTGTGGCAAGTACAATGCGATTATTCCCGCCCCTAATGTATTCCTTGTTCGCGACTTTATAAGCAAGCCGGATCCCCTCATTACCGTCAGTATCACCATCCGATTGCAGTAAATCAATCTGTCGCGCGATCTCTGCGGCTTTTGAGCCGGAAGTTGGTTTCAGCACCACTCGCGCTTTACCGGAATATAAAACTATGGATATCTGATCCTCCGCCCGAAGCAATGTCAGCAGCGACTTGATCGATCGTTTCAACAGCGGCATTTTGAACGGCGAATTCATCGACGATGATACGTCCAGCAACAGTACCATATTATTAGGAGCAAAACCTTCCAGCGAGCGCGTTACATGTTCCTGCGAAACCGCGCGATCCACATACACTGTGTCCACACGTACGCGCTCGACGTAAACCGTATCTTTTTCAATAACTGTAACAGGAGCTGCCTCATTCACAACTGGTTTCTCAGCCCGGCTGACGGGAACTTCCTGCTTAACCGGCTCCGAACTTGTCCGTTCGGAGATAGCAGCTGGCTTTTCCAGGGGAACTTCTATTTTCTTCGGCGGATTATTGTCAGGCTTTTGCGGGGTCAGTCTGCGAAATGTAAAAATGTCAGGCTGGTTAATCATTTTGAGCAATCCGGCGTTGGCGAGCTCGATAAATTTGTTGTACTGATACACCAGCTCATTGTTGTAGAAATAATAAAATGACTCAAAAGGGTGCCGCGTCGTACCTGCTGAGGGCATTTTTACTTTCGGCACCGTTTCCGCAAACCGCAGCGAATTCGCAGCCAGATCTTCGTAAGGCGAATAAGGACAAAGACCGTTACTACGTCCGTACCGTTTCAGCCCTTTCATGTTTTGGTACTCATCTGCAATGAGCTGCTTCGCGTCCTTTTCAAGCTCGTCTGTTTCCGGTAATTGCGATTTTTCGCTTTTCAAAAAGTCCTTGACTCCAAAGAATCCTTCTCTGCCATTA
The genomic region above belongs to Dyadobacter pollutisoli and contains:
- a CDS encoding carboxylesterase family protein; this encodes MLKSVLSRDFYSFATLFTALLIVSGIFQGIIVLGLGSRTLTVGAFYPWLLVYAFIFVVASFASLQYFWYKSYKAAFVFGLISAVVNLWQYILIYNILLFRSLQQIYIGSCVVLLSVGILSGLSLIFSNANEKPLLKWAGVVSVILGPVLLVTMLWSVNTLDVPFRTLLEKIHRGVSILGVLAPILFLLNLRSESKLLTDTGEKTPPIVWRELAKVLAILGMLFFGTMFAGESVRSGSHRAYVPTPFEKKQAEAFGARNYVNGNGDTLRYRLITPIDYDSTKQYPLVVCLHHGGAHGTDNVRQLTADPAPFLSNDTNREKYPAFIFMPQCPEGYGFGGIDGYPTIDTLVFNAIKSIEKQYLIDAKRRYVIGISGGGYGSWHFISTHPEMFAAAIPICGGGHARYGKALVNMPIWAFHGARDRLAPVSGTREIIHAIEKAGGKPKYSEFAYAGHDIWNDVRDAPGLLDWLFAQKRK
- a CDS encoding VOC family protein; the protein is MPKLNTYLNFDGNTEEAFNFYKSVFGGEFMSVNKMSDMPGAEQLPENEKNRLMHIALPIGSAGDVLMASDTVPSMGHVLNVGNNAYVSVFTDSREEADRLFNGLSAGGEIEMALDDMFWGDYFGSFKDKYGVGWMINFPKAH